In Capsicum annuum cultivar UCD-10X-F1 chromosome 11, UCD10Xv1.1, whole genome shotgun sequence, one genomic interval encodes:
- the LOC107852639 gene encoding uncharacterized protein LOC107852639, translated as MGKLICDSTTSSPVVTWRDPTSTPSSLDSIDLVDHSSPVAATTGAVVAVDAYSWENVSALEEQQRKHLIKIQSKGVLWKNPRDQSVSMVFRLSYGGEVEADGNCLFTACAKSMGLATVSYARDLRRRTVRRFLEDLGSASNEDKEVIGSAIKHMYSPDLKSGWGIHVVQELKLLANKDDRQVLDSAITELVQLGMERELAAESIYKERCIAVDDGPSWAKYMSISGSPDDEYDIITLQYTEEGLLTVDENSNGHAAAFGDDIAIECLATEFKREIFVVQAHGSDAMVDEENCVFFLPHRPRCEICEPPFFLFMKGTGWCGAGADHYEPLIASPSGYVSQEKVALVL; from the exons ATGGGGAAACTCATCTGCGACTCAACAACGTCGTCGCCGGTAGTTACATGGAGGGATCCTACCTCAACTCCGTCATCCCTAGATTCCATCGATCTCGTTGACCACTCATCTCCGGTGGCGGCCACCACAGGTGCCGTCGTCGCCGTTGACGCCTATTCATGGGAAAATGTTTCAGCTTTAGAGGAGCAGCAGAGAAAGCATTTGATAAAGATTCAGTCCAAGGGAGTGCTGTGGAAAAATCCCCGGGATCAGAGCGTTTCTATGGTTTTCCGTCTGAGCTACGGCGGAGAAGTCGAGGCAGACGGAAACTGTCTTTTTACTGCTTGTGCCAAATCAATGGGGCTGGCGACGGTGTCGTATGCCAGAGATCTGAGACGGCGGACAGTGCGGAGGTTCTTGGAAGATCTTGGATCGGCGAGCAACGAGGATAAAGAAGTGATTGGATCTGCGATTAAGCACATGTATTCTCCCGATCTGAAATCTGGGTGGGGCATTCATGTGGTTCAAGAGTTGAAGCTGTTAGCTAACAAGGATGATCGACAGGTTCTGGACTCGGCTATTACCGAGCTTGTTCAGCTAGGGATGGAGCG AGAATTGGCTGCTGAGTCTATATACAAAGAGAGGTGCATAGCTGTGGATGATGGCCCAAGTTGGGCCAAGTACATGTCAATCTCTGGTTCACCTGATGATGAATATGATATCATCACTTTGCAGTATACTGAGGAAGGTTTATTAACTGTAGATGAGAATAGTAATGGTCATGCGGCTGCATTTGGAGACGATATAGCAATTGAGTGTCTTGCAACCGAGTTTAAAAGAGAGATCTTTGTG GTGCAAGCACATGGATCTGATGCAATGGTTGATGAAGAAAACTGTGTCTTCTTTCTCCCGCATCGTCCAAGATGTGAAATATGTGAACCTCCTTTCTTCCTTTTCATGAAGGGAACAG GTTGGTGTGGTGCTGGGGCTGACCATTATGAGCCTTTGATTGCTTCTCCTTCCGGTTATGTTTCCCAGGAAAAGGTAGCATTGGTACTGTAG